The Heterodontus francisci isolate sHetFra1 chromosome 14, sHetFra1.hap1, whole genome shotgun sequence nucleotide sequence attggacaatatttgttaaataatcctcagtgtgctaggaattacgctgacaaccaacttaagatagtcgggcttgcagtgtggcgcatttgcgcgtactggaagttacatatattaatacacagggcactgttctttgcagacagaaagaacatgtacacatattgtgcctgtttcagctaaacaaaataagtgaccacCATTTGCTGGTGCTTTCCTCAGGGCAATGCatcgaccagagtcaagctgcctggtttacatttgaaacaaagcttagcagtaaactgtcagtcaccataaattggtgcaatctccatggcaatgtctctaccagagtccacttgccaactaatcaacactctcttctcatacagtataaagctaTTGCTTTCccatacattggtattcttgcgaattatcctgatgagtgcaagacgaaaagctttgacagcatgtctctatttccaGCAATACTGAAGgaggaatagaagattatgctgatagagttagataggTGGGGAGGAGGtatgtatggagcataaacacagacATCAACCAGCTGTGCTGAGTGGCCTTTTTTAGTTCTGTACGTTCTATGTAATTTTCAATTGTCTCCTCTGGTCGGCATCAAATATACAAGATTGGAAAAAGAACCCTTTAGTGTGGTTGTATCAAACTCTTCTCTCTGCGGTTATAAAAAGAGGTAAGACCAAtttaaaacaaacagtggtccatCAGAGCGATGGCCCATAAGACAGCTGTTGCGCTGAATTCCATATCGCTCCTCTCCTCTTGTTTTGATTAAATCAGTGCTACACATCATGACATTAAGAAAAGTAGCAGATTGCTTCCTTTTGTCAAAATTAATTCAACCGATTGTGCATTCTATGATTAATAGCTCACCATTACCTTGCTCCAAAAGCTGCTCCTCTTGTCCCTGAAGGAGAATCCAAGGCCTCTGTCGGTTTGGGCACCTTTTCCTTGTTCATTTGCTGCAGTATTGAATTCAATTCACTAATGACATTCGCCTTTGCATCAGTTGCAGCAGGGACTTTTACATCTGGTCCGTCACCCCATAACTTCGAGGTCCTCTGCTGTGGAGATTTAACAGTTTCAGGCGGGATGCtactgggagggggaggaggtgcagGCGGTGGCATGAACAAGCCGTCAATATTTTCTTCTATCAAAGCATCTTTGTAAATTGCATTATTTTTGTTGATGATGGGCTTAACTTTTGGCTTTGGAGGGACTGGAGGCTTGTCAATAGTAAACGTCTGCCCATCTGCATAGACTGTGCAAGTATCTAAGTTCTCTCCAGCCTCAGAAGACAACGTGGAGATACTGGAGACGGTAGAAATGGTGCTGGTCGTTTCCAAGTGATGGTCACTGTTGCTGCGACTGTCTGCCTCTTCGATCCCTGAATCGACGACATTGTCAAAAGGCTCACGTGGTGGGATGAAGCCAGTGGGCAAGGAATCAGAAAGACCAACAGGTTTTTTACCAGCTGAAGGATCTGGAGTTAAGTTGCGAATATCCCTGTTGTGCATCGGCAAAGTGGCGCAAGTAGCATTTTTACTCTGTCTCAGCAGATCCGAGAGAGATGGGATAGCTGGAGGATCCTCAGAACTCTCAAAACTATTGGCAAACTCCAGGGGTGGAGGTAAAGGTTCGGAAAATAGAAAATCTTCTTCCACATCAACGGACGCCAGTGGTGGTGGTGGAATGCGGAATGGCAAAACAGTGGAATCATCAACTGAACTGATAGTTATGACAGTTTTGGCAGTTTCTTTAGACACTAAAGCATTTTCCGTAGCTTTACGTTGATCTGATGCAATGCTCGCCGGGGAATTTTCTTCTTTACTTTCTGCATCCCCACTTTCAGTTGGCTTGGCTCCAACATCCGAGTGCACCATGAGCAGTCCTGGCGTCTTCTGCTTTGAGGTATCTACAGCGTCGATCAGCATGTTTTTCTTGTCATCGCTTTTCTTGTCGTCTTTACTCGTGTCCACTTCAAGCTTTGGGTTGGTCTCTTTTCGCAGTGTTGCGGAAGATTGGTTCGGTTTGGTAGAGCAAGAGGCAGAAGCAGTGGTCTCCGCATTTGACCTTAACTTTGTGTCAATGTACAGTGGTTTTGAGAGTTCGGTTTTCCCACTTTCAGCTTTGCTAGCATTTTGCAAAGGCTGGTCTTTCATTGTTCGATCTCTTGCAGCCAAAGCTAAGGCCAATGGAGTGTTTGAATCCAATATTTTACCAGAGACAGGATGGATGTAATTACTATTAGTATTGGAAATGTTTGATGCACTATAACCTTTTGTAGTTCCGATGTTAGAATCAATATCTTCCTTTTTAGAAGCAATGTTCAATATCCTTGAGCTACTTTGCACTCTTTGAGTGCTCGTGTCTGCACTGCTGTAATTAGTGCTAGCTTTGGATGATGGGACCAATAGGTGACTGTAACGTTCTTCATTGCCAAACATCCCTTCATCAATAGACTTGGATTGCCTCAACCGCGAACTTGGTAGGAGCCCGACATCTTCATCACCCATATCTGTTGAGAGAAATACAGGGGAGTGACGCTTTGCTTCTATTCTCTTTTCCCTGTCCCTCACTGCCCCAGCAATAGCTGCTGCAAATGGGTTGCAGAGGCCATCGTCGGGCCTAAGGTGACCTTGGTGTTCCGAAGCCTGGGTGTCAATTTCCATGCTGCTCCCTTGGCTGCTTTTACCACTGCTGCTGGTTGAAGGTTCTTTGACGATAATAGTGGGGATGGGAATGGAACATGTTTTCTCAGGGCTATCTTCTACTTTTGATTGCTTCACCAGCTGACCTTTTCTTCTGGCTGGTTTGGCAGGGACGTAGACTGCTTTATTCCCAGTGTTCCCGACATCAGAGTATGGATTCTCTGGCATGTTTCCCCTCCTGTTTCGCAAGGTCTGGTGTGACATAGCATTTGGCTTATACTGGTCTTCAGAATCCATGGAATATTGTTGGGAATCTTGCCTGTAGTACATTGCTTTCTTCTGTCGATCCGTGCCAATTGTTCCCGTGCTATCTGGCCTGTTGGAATTATGGGTTCTTAAGCCGGAATTATGATTGAAGCCAGGCCTTATTGTACCATAACTCCGTGGGGTGGAAGGTTTGGGTGTGTTATAAGGAGGTGAAGGAGGGGAAACTGATGGGGGAGGTGGAATATCTTCAGCAGTATCTGGCATTGACAAACTTCTGGTAAATTTTAGTAAAGGAGGAGCCAAGAATTGTTTCTCTTCTTCTAACATACCTGCACACAAAACAAAAACCCAAAGCATATTTAATCAAATTGATCTCAAAGTTCTTCCACAACGAATTAAATTTCTTTCAGCAAACAAGCACAAGACTTGTAAAATTGAAGATCATTTTGGGGCAGAGCTTATGAAGCAGTGCTTCTGTCTGGCAGTGACTGGCTCAGCTCAAGTCCATATCGAGAATTTGGATGTAGGGATCAGCACCTGTTGATTCATTAAGATTTATTGTTTTACCATGCATAGTATTTGGGCAGTAGCTCATTTCATTTATTGTCCTAAATAGCAACGACAAGGAAACTCAGTGAAGGATATGAAGGGGCTCAAGTTAGACTAATTAAAACAAAACTGAATGCTACAGAAAAACAGGTTTTGTAACATTGAAGGTCTATTGCTGAACATACGTGCAAGGTGAATTTTTTTTTTGGACAAATGAACAAAAGAAATAAGTGTGCATATTTTCATGGAAATTGGTGCAGCTATCATCTGTTCTAGTGGTTGCCTttaattggggggggaggggagggggagttggggtgAGAAACTAGTCAGCAATAATGTGGCACAGATGTTTAATGCACTTGGCACAAAGTCCTCTCTCCGGTATCGTAAAGGAGACATTAGCCCATCTATTTTTTAATTGGGTGACCAATTTCATTAGAATAGCAGAGGGGAGAATTGGTTCTAAGCTATCAAGCATTCACACAAGAACACTTGTCAACAGTAatttctccctctgtgtgtctaatGCTAAAATTTCAAACAGAATAGGCACACAGTTCAAGACAAATACTGCAAGTGTGGAATCAATCATGGCAACAAACAGCTTTCATTGACTGGCTCTCAGAAATAATTCTTTTAAATTTTGTTGGtcaaaacaaatatatatatatatataaaaaaggtcATTTGACTGCTGGCAGTTGCACCTGTTATGAGTGCACATTGAGGTCTGGGCAAAAGCTAGGCATGATTTTCCAAGTAGCAGCCTGAAAATTGTGCACAGTGCACGTCTTGATTTCAAGCACGCACTGATATCAGGAGAGGCTTCCTCCTCAGGACCGTTACTGAGTGGGTAGGGGAAATTATTCGATAGATTGTATACGAGCGCCAAAGAATTGCTTTGCAACTTCACATACACATCATAAATAAATTCAATAAATAAACTGCATGCAAACAATTTTGCTCAGCTTGACACCAACAAAAATATTGCCACATTACCTATGGATTTCTGCCTTCGCATAGTTCCGTGTGGTATTTCTAGATAGGGGCTGTTATGGCTCCCTGGGACTGTAGGAGGCATTACAGCAATACCCTGCCGTTCATAGATTGACTAGAAATAAGAAAGCGAGGTTAGTTACCTCAATGTTGCACAATACACTGCCACATATTTTTAGTGGACTGCATGGAATACCCTACTGAGACCCATGGGTACCTGTCTAGAGGCTCATCTCACTagtctcacagaccaacacacttaCACTGGCAGCCCCCAGCCTGGGCCTTCCCTCCTCCAACAGGGGTTTATGTTTGGTGTGGACAGCGGTCTGCCCCAGACAAGGtgccttccaccacctccctcccaaAATTCCCAGTGAAGGCCAGGATCCAATGTATTGAGGTCCAGGCATGAGCTCGCGAGCAGTCTGGTGCATTTTTGGGGCCAGTCAGGTCAAGGGTGATAAAAAGGAAATAAAGCTGAAAGTTGTCAACATGCAATGCTGACCCCTTGCTTACGGATATTGTTACTGAATAGCAGCATGTGGATGAGGAATGGTATGGGGGCcaaaggtggaaatgtggagcaagtcAGGAggtaactgggggagaaagagaaatgATTGCAAGAAGTGTGCTGGCATTATTGGAATGGACAGGAATAGAATCATTAGAGAGCATCACCACAAGAGTTGGGACcatgaaggaggaggaggaggaggaggaagtggccaACCTTGCCATAGGCTGTGAAGAGGTTCAGGAGGACAAGCAAGGATAACATCTCATACTCACAGAGGATATCATTGGTGACTCTGACCTGGGTG carries:
- the shank2b gene encoding SH3 and multiple ankyrin repeat domains protein 2b isoform X5, with protein sequence MPRSPTSSEDEMAQSISDYSVESASDSSKEETIYDTIRATAGKPITRMDDIQSNTLVIRIIIPDLQQTKCMRFNPDATVWVAKQQILCTLNYSLKDVLNYGLFQPASNGRDGKFLDEERLLKEYPQPNNKGVPSLEFCYKKRVYKQANIDEKQISKLHTKANLRKLMDYVQHRALEKIAKLLDRGLDPNYYDSESGETPLTLAAQLEIPVEVIKALRNGGAHLDFRAKDGVTPLHKAARAKNQTALMTLLELGASTDYKDSRGLTALYHTAMVGGDPYCCELLLHEHASIGCKDENGWQEIHQACRYGHVQHLEHLLFYGADMGAQNASGNAALHVCALYNQDSCARVLLFRGANKDVKNYNSQTPFQVAIIAGNFELAEFIKNHKETDIVPFREAPTYSNRRRGPPSTLSAPRVLLRSNSDNNLNINNIPDWTGNTSHRSLSPQLLQQMQNNPNGTVKSGIGTHGSRSRSPSLNRIGEEVQRLQHRQISPAVIKETVFGLENQGSKRKLYSAVPGRQFIVLKSYQPQGDGEIPLHKGDRVKVLSIGEGGFWEGSARGRVGWFPAECVEEIPANETRPETRTDRAKKLFRHYTVGSYDSFDALSDCIIEEKTVVLQKKDNEGFGFVLRGAKADTPIEEFTPTPAFPALQYLESVDEGGVAWQAGLRTGDFLIEVNKENVVKVGHRQVVNMIRQGGNHLVLKVVTVSRNLDPEDTARKKAPPPPKRAPTTALTLRSKSMTSELEDLDLDPSHLEGLKRRTAFQTTLNKLDEIVSNPKQSRAAENATVDSRVATIKQRPSSRCFPPTADANSIYERQGIAVMPPTVPGSHNSPYLEIPHGTMRRQKSIGMLEEEKQFLAPPLLKFTRSLSMPDTAEDIPPPPSVSPPSPPYNTPKPSTPRSYGTIRPGFNHNSGLRTHNSNRPDSTGTIGTDRQKKAMYYRQDSQQYSMDSEDQYKPNAMSHQTLRNRRGNMPENPYSDVGNTGNKAVYVPAKPARRKGQLVKQSKVEDSPEKTCSIPIPTIIVKEPSTSSSGKSSQGSSMEIDTQASEHQGHLRPDDGLCNPFAAAIAGAVRDREKRIEAKRHSPVFLSTDMGDEDVGLLPSSRLRQSKSIDEGMFGNEERYSHLLVPSSKASTNYSSADTSTQRVQSSSRILNIASKKEDIDSNIGTTKGYSASNISNTNSNYIHPVSGKILDSNTPLALALAARDRTMKDQPLQNASKAESGKTELSKPLYIDTKLRSNAETTASASCSTKPNQSSATLRKETNPKLEVDTSKDDKKSDDKKNMLIDAVDTSKQKTPGLLMVHSDVGAKPTESGDAESKEENSPASIASDQRKATENALVSKETAKTVITISSVDDSTVLPFRIPPPPLASVDVEEDFLFSEPLPPPLEFANSFESSEDPPAIPSLSDLLRQSKNATCATLPMHNRDIRNLTPDPSAGKKPVGLSDSLPTGFIPPREPFDNVVDSGIEEADSRSNSDHHLETTSTISTVSSISTLSSEAGENLDTCTVYADGQTFTIDKPPVPPKPKVKPIINKNNAIYKDALIEENIDGLFMPPPAPPPPPSSIPPETVKSPQQRTSKLWGDGPDVKVPAATDAKANVISELNSILQQMNKEKVPKPTEALDSPSGTRGAAFGAR